The Amaranthus tricolor cultivar Red isolate AtriRed21 chromosome 2, ASM2621246v1, whole genome shotgun sequence genome contains the following window.
TGTCGCGCATTCAACCCCATTATCCATATATATTTATCCTCGAGtttatatttgattatttatatttatatattttcatcACAATATACTTTAGGGTTTTATTTTGGGATTTAGggtttcattttattattattattattattattattattattattattattattattattattattattattattattattattattattattacttttttatatttcttaatagttaaataaattaattaagtaaacataaaaataataaaataaacaaatgttgGCGCTGCTGATAATCATATTTCATACGTTGAAGCACTTGTTGTCTTTCGGTATCGATTGGATCAACTGTCCTCTAATGATTTTCAACAACATTTTTACAACCCTTGACGAACTTCTTTGCgcaactcatcaaaagcttcttTTGCCTAACCTCAAAGTCGACCAATCTTGAATCAAGAATGacataaaaattagcaaattaacaataatttataaagaaTAATGGCTAATCTTTTGTTGATCCAAAATGTAACCACAATCAAAGAATTTTTGTAAAACTTTCGTATAAAATATTGTTTCAACGAACTTAATCTAagctatttataaaatattattacgaCAGACTACCAATATTCAAAATGATCATTAGCAACATCGTGACAACACGCAACGAAAAAATCCATTGCCatgtaaaatttaaaactaGCAATGTAACTACACTGAAATATAAGTTGTCGTAAATTTGACATTGAAATAGCAATGGACAAGGCAACGAAACATTTCATATCAGGAATAAATACACTTGACCCACAATTTTACCTTCGTTAAAAATGTCTCCATATAAGAAAATAACGCAATGATTTTGTTTTCCGTCGTTTTCGTTTTCACAAAGTTTAAATTCCCTCAACGAATTCTTTTTTTCATCGAAATATTTGTTGCAATTTTCAAAAACACACAACAGTCAATACCCCTTTGCAATTTTTTCATCGTTATTTACACGTTTCCTTGTAGTGTAATACCCTAGATTTagctttaaaaaggattgatagactatcCGAATAAACAagatgcatcttcttttcatgggagcccatttgctaaaaactcttcagttaagcgtgcttggtgtggaccaatcttaggatgggtgacctccgaGGAAACTTTCTAAGTGCGCacaagtgaggccaaagtgctctgaaaagacttgtgttggtttgtagggccagtctacagtctgcATGAGTGGCAGTCCAAGGGCCAAGGGTGTTACAAAATACTCCTCATTTCATTCAATCTTAATACTTAAAgggaaattctacatggtagcattgaactttcatgaaacgccactagaagcacttttgtaagattgttccatatggtagcatccaatttatgcctAATCTAACTGCaatagcattttccgttaaactcttgtcaatttccgtttaattcacgaTTTTGttgtttctacccttattaagtgttggttgttgtctttataatttgccctaaccatttttatgctcttaaatgtttaatttaccattttgacgtttcattcaccatttaattcatcaaagctctcaaatgttgtaataattttattttcattcaaattgttgtctTTATGATTTACCCTAGTTAActcaaatgttgtaataattttattttcattcaaattgttgtctTTATGATTTACCCTAGTTAAGtacatatgtattagtgcttgaaaTGCACCTTAAACTTTACAATCCTAGTTAAGTACATTAAGGAACATTATGACTTATGTAATAGTgcttgaggtggtttggacatgtgcagagaaagactttctcCGCCCCgctgaggagggtagaaagcattatagtaaaGGGTAAAAGGgatcgaggaagacccaggagaacttaggatgagcaaataagagttgattTACATGActtaaacctctttgagggcctgactagggataggggtagttggaggtgtCATATCCTTGTTTTAGACTTCTAATGTCCTCTTAGGTTACCTTTGGGTGTTCCTGCCATTTTAGTTATAtgctttaatttatcttttctaaGCAGCTAcatctttttatctttctcgagccggggggactcctttggccgcgctctcctttatgggtatgagttgtcgccgtccttccctctccagaccctgtccattatttttctatgagcgggatacattgggtaggatgatgatgacgataATGATGATAGTGCTTAAGACACCTTTTGTCAAAAATGCCaccaataataaaacaaaattattactatatttgagagcgttgatgaattaaacggtgacttaaacgtcaaaatggtgaataaaACATTTCAGAGCATAAAACGATTTAGAGCAAATTATAAACACcttgaaattaattataataaataaccAAAAGCAAAAAGAGGcacaataacatattttatataaaataattaacttttttttatttttttataataaatttgatataatttatggTATTATATGGTGAAGCATGCAAGGAACTTTTATTTAAGCTTCTTTTTTAAAGTATTTGGAGAAATGAGTGTTATGCCAAATCATTTGCAGAAATAAGCTCTTAAGGAAAATGCTGTCAAGGGCAATATTTTCGTACCCTAATGGGTTGGGAATTGGGTTTTGGTCAGAGGGAAAAAATGCTGCCTAAAAAAAGCAATTTTCCAATTAAAGGAAAATGGTTCCAAGTGTAGTGTTTTTCCCtcccatatatttttttttgtaaaaataaattaattagtagCTTTGTTGTGCAAGCATTCGAACCCTAGTCCCTTAGAAATAAAAACATGTAGAAACCACAAAACCATCTTAACttctttgaaaatattttattaaaaataacatttgaAAAACTATTAGTATCATTTAATATGGAAACAAGTTTCCAAATTTCCTACAATATAATGTCAAAAACATTACTTAAAAAAATCATTGATAGACAATCCTGAATTTGTGATGGTAAATCCACCATCAACAATAAGATTATGTCCACTAATAAATCGGGAATCATCACTCGCAAGAAATAATGCCGCATTAGCAATGTCCTCTCTCTTACAACTCATCCCTTTGAGATTAGAGTATAGCTTAGCGATTTTATCTTCGTCAAGATCAAAGACCCTTCTAGTCAAAGGGGTAGCAACTGCATAAGGGGAAACACAATTAACTCTAATACCATATTTTCCAAGTTCCAAGGCTGAATTCCTTGCGAGTCCTACCACACCATGTTTTGAGGTTGTGTAGGCATGTGTGCCTGAACCTCCTATGACGGAGGCAACACTAGCAGTTGTTATTATACTTCCTTGACTAGACGGGATCATGACTCTGGCTGCGTGCTTCGTTCCTAAGAATGGCCCTACAAGATTCACCTTAAGTATTTGTTCGAAATCAGATTTTGTATAATCAAGGATGTTGGTCTTGAAAATGTCAACAGTGCCGGCATTGTTAAACAAGATGTCAAGTCTCCCATATTGGCGTATTGTTGAATCCACTGCATTTTTTACATGCTCCTCATCGGTGACATTGCAATGGATGTATGACGCTACTGATGGACCCATGTTGTTGCAAACGGATTGACCCAAATCATCTTGCACATCAGCAATCATCACTTTTGCACCATGTTTGTTAAATAGTGCAGCTGTGTATTCACCAATTCCACTGGCGCCGCCGGTTATGAGAGCAACCTTTCCTTCCAACCTAAGGACATACAAGATATTATAATGACTACATTGGTGATGTGGTGAGAGTCAATAAATTGTGGAAAGTTGGTGTAATTTTAGTAGGAATATATCTTGATAAGTTTATGGTCATGTTTTTCCTCCTTTAACaaaatcttattttcttcataatatttgTTTCTGTTATTTGGTGGAAAATTGTAAgcaaaaaccttttttttttattaaactttcattaccatgacaTGATactcatcattaaaatttacactacaaatttatatatatatatatatatatatatatatatatatatatatatatatatatatatatatatatgtatatatatatataaaagaaatcaaggTTGAAGTGATGTGCTAGTTTACAAGCATGTTTATGACTCCTTTAGTGTGTCGAGTGTCAGAGTGTCGTGTTTTCAGTGGAATTTAAGAACTATTCGGTCGAAGGCACCTCATGTTCGTTAGAAGGCTGCTATAGTTCAAGGAAGAATTAGAGCACATAACTTTTTTGGTCAAATTTAAGAATCATTCAGTTGAATGGCCTTATCTTCGAATGAAGTATCATATTCGATCGTATGGCATTCAAAATGCAGCATCAGGTTTACTTCGCTTTGATATTCGACTACTTTTTCGTGGATTCAACATTGTTCTCAAGCTAAACTCAAGGGCTATTTTGGGCATTTAAAAATTCATTGTTCTTAGGCTATATAAACCccaaatttctttaattttcactCATGCCTATGATAACCAGCATTAGGACATCAAACTTTTATTTCTTTCAGTTAGTTTATGTCGTAGATTAGTTTTATTGCGTCCGTTCATAATTTCTTTAAAGC
Protein-coding sequences here:
- the LOC130806789 gene encoding secoisolariciresinol dehydrogenase-like, which produces MAGCSVLSVAAKRLEGKVALITGGASGIGEYTAALFNKHGAKVMIADVQDDLGQSVCNNMGPSVASYIHCNVTDEEHVKNAVDSTIRQYGRLDILFNNAGTVDIFKTNILDYTKSDFEQILKVNLVGPFLGTKHAARVMIPSSQGSIITTASVASVIGGSGTHAYTTSKHGVVGLARNSALELGKYGIRVNCVSPYAVATPLTRRVFDLDEDKIAKLYSNLKGMSCKREDIANAALFLASDDSRFISGHNLIVDGGFTITNSGLSINDFFK